The sequence AAGGTCGAGCGCGAGGAGTCGCGGGCGATCCACTCGCGCTTTTTGCAGATGGTCACATCGAGCATCGCCGCGCTGCTCGAACGCTATCATGCGGACCGACCCAACGATCCGGGCATGCCCCTGGGCGAGCTGCGCAGCCGAATCGAATATCCGCTGCCCGGCAGGCTGTTCAACCGCGCGCTCGAGGCGCTGGCCGCGAGCTCGGAGGTCGTGGTCGAGCAGGACATCGCGCGTCGCGCCGACCACAAAGTGGTGCTGGCCGGCAAGCTTCAACAGACGGTCGAGGAAGTGGCCGACATCTTTGCCCGGGCCGGGCTGACCCCGCCGACCCAGAACGAGGTCCTCGAGCAATTCGACGACCGCGAGTACGCCCTGGAGGCGCTCAAGCAGCTCAGCGCCCAAGGGAAGATCGTGCGCGTGGCGCAGTTTCTCTACTTCGACGCCGCGGCCCTCGAAAAGTTGGCCGGGCAGCTCAAGGCCTATCTTGAACAGCACGGCGAAATCAACGCCCAGGGCTACAAGGAACTCACCGGCGCCAGCCGCAAGTTCACCATTCCGCTGGCCGAGTACTTCGACCGCATCAAGCTCACCGTGCGCCGCGGAGATGTGCGCCTGCCGCGACGCTCGGGATGAAGAAAAACTTCGCTTGACCCTCACCGGCTCACTATGAAAGCATGGGGTATTCCTCAATAACCAAGGGAGAAAAACGCAATGCGCAAAAGTATCGTCACATTCCTGATGATCCTGGCCCTGGCGCTGATGCTGGGCATGTCCATGACCCTGGGCTGCGCCTGCGACGATGACGACGACGATGATAGCGATGGCGACGACGACACCGGCGATGACGATGACACTGGAGACGACGACATTGACGATGACGACACCGGCGATGACGACGATTGGCCCGATGACTGCGAAGACCTGACGCCGGATCTGCTGGGCTGCATCACCGATTGCGGCGTTACCGACATCAAGTGCCAGTACGACTGCCTGATCGACGAGCTGAGCACCTACCTGGACTGCCTCGACGCCACGGGCCAGGGCGACTCGGTCTACATCAACTGCCTGCAGGCCTGCCTCGACACCGCTGAGACCTGCGGCAACGGCTGCGGCGACGACGACACGGCCTGCTATGCCGCCTGCCTGGGCAACCTGGGCGATTGCATGAGTGCCTGCGTTCCCGAGCAATAAGCGACCGCTCGATTCAAGTAAAAAAAACGGCCCCGGTTTCCCGGGGCCGTTTTGTTTTCAGACGGTTAAATTATCGGACGTCAGCCCTGGGCTTTCATCATTGCCATCTCAGCGGCGTTGACCAACTGGTAGGCCACCGGTGAGGCGGTGAGCGCCGGATGCGTGCCGATCTGGAAGATCGCTATATCGTCAAAGGTCATCCGCTGCTGGATGCAGGCGCTCAGGGCGTTGATCAGCTCGCCGACGGAAAGTGCGCCCATCAGCTGCGCGCCGATCAGCACGCCGGTGCGGCGTTCGAACAGCAGCTTGGCCTTGATCGCCGACATCCCGGGCATGCACCCCGGATGGCGGTTGGGCGCCTCGGCCTCGCCGACCACATAGTCGTATCCCATGTTGGTGGCCATGCTCTCGGTCAGGCCTGCGCCGGCCAGCGCGGTTTCGCCGATGGCCGTGGACCACACGCCGATGGTGCCGATGTTCTCGCGGCGGACGCCGAAGAGGTTGGCTCCGGCAATACGCGCCTCAGCCGAGGCGATCGAGGCCAGCTTGAGACCGCTGGGCCTGCCGCCGAAAAATGAGATCTTCTCGGCGCAGTCGCCTGCGGCGAACACGTTGGGGTCTGAGCTGCGCTGGAAGCGATCAACCTGAATTCCGCCGGTGGGTCCGATGTTCAGGCCGCAGTCTCTGGCCAGTTCCACGCTGGCCCGTGCGCCGATTCCCAGCAGCACCGCGTCGGCCGGCAGCTCCTCGCCGTTGTCCAACACGACTTTCTCGACCTTGTCTGCGCCATCGAGCTTGACCACCTTGGCGGTCGTGCGCACGTTGACTCCACGTTCGCGGATAATCTTCTCGGCGGCCATGCAGTACGGCTTGTCAAAGGTCAGTTGCAGGCAGTGATCGAGCATCTCGACGATCGTCACGTTTTCGATGCCCGATTTTTTACACTCGTCGGCGAACTCCACGCCGATGAACCCGCCGCCGATGATCACCAGGTTCTTGATGCCATTGAGCGCCTCTTGCAGCTCGCCCAACTGCACGAAGTCCTTGTAGATCGCGTAGACATTGGGTTTCTCAACGCCGGGCACGCCGGGGATAATCGGCTGGGAACCGGTGGCCACGATCAGCTTGCCGTAGCCGATGCTTGGGCCCTCCGCCAGCGTGATCTGCTTGGCCTCTCGGTCGATCTTGATCACGCAGTCCATGATCAGATCGACGTTGTTGGCGGTCAACGGCGCGTCGGGGATCAGGTTGTTGTCGGCCGATCCGACGGTGCCCATAATGTAGGGGATGCCGCAGGGGATCATGACCTTCTGCTCCTTGCGCACCAGCAGGATCGACTTGTCCGGATAGTGACGATGCACGGTGATCGCCGCTGTCAGGCCTGCGGCGCTGCCGCCGATTACTACTACGTCGTATTGTTTCTCCGTCATAGGAACTGCTCCTTTGGGTGCTGGGATAGGATGCGTATATTGCTGTAACGGTTATCTGTTAGCTTATCAATGGTTTGGGATAGCGGGGCTACAATTCTAAAAATAATATGTCGAAATGAAAGGCAAATCAAGTTATCTGCAAAAGCCGCGCTCAACCGGCGCAGCAGTCTTGGTCGTCATCTTGGTCCCCCGGCTGGCTTGGCTGGTCATCGTCGGTCGCATCATCGTCTGCAATATCATCGTCTTCGGCCGCATCGTCGTCATCCAAGTCGTCGTCGTCATCGTCCGGCTGCGGATCGGGCCGGTAGACCATCTTGCCCAGGTAGCTCTCGATCTCGGCCTCGCCCCAGGAGTTCTTGCCGATCCAGTACTGCTCCGTGGCGTCGTAGCCGACGAGGGTCACGCCATGGCCGCCGCACGCGCCGCCGCTTGAGTGCTCCCCCTCGTCATAAGAGTAGAAATCGGCGTAGGTCATGATGTAGGCGTACGGCGGCCCCTCGAGCAGTGCGGCGCGGATGTTATCGCGGCTCGAGGTGTCGACCCAGCGCCAGGCCTATCGACATGCCGCCCGAGCACGAGCCCCCGGCGCAGGAGAACAAATGCTGCTCGGACAGGTCGACCTCGGCCAGCGGGTCGGCCAGCTCGTAATAGCGCACCAGCACCTCGAACGCGGCGATCACGCCGTGCTGCGCGATCTCGCGGTTGAGTTGTTCAAGGGCGTCCGGAACCCCGCCGCAGTCCGTCCGCGCATATCCGGGCTACTGCACGTTGGTGCCGATGCGCTGGTTGATGAAGCGCAGGGTGTGCGCAAGCGACAGCCCCTCGTACCCCTCGCACATTGCGAGCACGATGGCGTAGTGGTCGTTGTTGGGAATCAGCTCGAGCTGCACCGGTGCGCCTTGCTCCTTGAGGGCCGCGTAGTAGTCCAACGTAAGCTGCGGCTTGGCCAGGTCGTCGTCCTCGCCGACCATCAGCAGGGTCGGCGGGATGTCGCCGCGCGCGTAGAGAATCGGCTGGGCGTGCTGCATGTTCTCCAGCGAGCCCATGGCGTCGAACACCATCCGGCGCACGCCGGGAAGAACCTTGATATTGAAGTGGTAGGGACCGGCGAGCAGCACCACACCGTCGATCTGCGCCAGCGGATCGAAGGTCAGCTTGGAGCGGAAGGTATCGTCGGTGAGCACCATTGCCAGCAGGTGCGTCCCGGCCGAGTGCCCCATCAGAATCACGCGCTGCGGGTCGCCGCCGTACTCGGCGATGTGCGCCATGGTCCAGT comes from Candidatus Alcyoniella australis and encodes:
- a CDS encoding FAD-dependent oxidoreductase produces the protein MTEKQYDVVVIGGSAAGLTAAITVHRHYPDKSILLVRKEQKVMIPCGIPYIMGTVGSADNNLIPDAPLTANNVDLIMDCVIKIDREAKQITLAEGPSIGYGKLIVATGSQPIIPGVPGVEKPNVYAIYKDFVQLGELQEALNGIKNLVIIGGGFIGVEFADECKKSGIENVTIVEMLDHCLQLTFDKPYCMAAEKIIRERGVNVRTTAKVVKLDGADKVEKVVLDNGEELPADAVLLGIGARASVELARDCGLNIGPTGGIQVDRFQRSSDPNVFAAGDCAEKISFFGGRPSGLKLASIASAEARIAGANLFGVRRENIGTIGVWSTAIGETALAGAGLTESMATNMGYDYVVGEAEAPNRHPGCMPGMSAIKAKLLFERRTGVLIGAQLMGALSVGELINALSACIQQRMTFDDIAIFQIGTHPALTASPVAYQLVNAAEMAMMKAQG
- a CDS encoding C1 family peptidase, translating into MTYADFYSYDEGEHSSGGACGGHGVTLVGYDATEQYWIGKNSWGEAEIESYLGKMVYRPDPQPDDDDDDLDDDDAAEDDDIADDDATDDDQPSQPGDQDDDQDCCAG
- a CDS encoding alpha/beta hydrolase, producing the protein MSLWQKLIRKSCLLSVMAALLLLCGCGVPTLDIPVLYDAAQVGSQFYAEYPLIDQDVPYVEDNAPLQVLDIFRVESDQPAPVVVFVHGGTWQYTTRKDYGALAETLTERGFVTVIVDFRMYPDDIYPTFVDDTVSALNWTMAHIAEYGGDPQRVILMGHSAGTHLLAMVLTDDTFRSKLTFDPLAQIDGVVLLAGPYHFNIKVLPGVRRMVFDAMGSLENMQHAQPILYARGDIPPTLLMVGEDDDLAKPQLTLDYYAALKEQGAPVQLELIPNNDHYAIVLAMCEGYEGLSLAHTLRFINQRIGTNVQ